In Helianthus annuus cultivar XRQ/B chromosome 3, HanXRQr2.0-SUNRISE, whole genome shotgun sequence, a single window of DNA contains:
- the LOC118490499 gene encoding uncharacterized protein LOC118490499, translated as MSKFLEQKPSDVFVILQFGRYSFHEGKAYVSSSFQHSNIYLNESIDELIDFQKRLLERRPDVGSSSRPFGSSQAGKTVHDDFLVGTDFKTIDQVNKIQETMNVIVLGTVISFPPGVEWYYNSCKDYMKKVSVLYFISDGEDGLDLSEKKQTIRCINDVYNEKGVSVVPRLKLQLRLQDSTGIASLTCLDHGETDNLLPDEISNFVGKKMAFKVEISHFNVKNHYKSFTVKRFSDDPEIISQLKSKIGIDHVDLSNTMNLSSGDCASVDTVNLKDDSPMSLIGSSVGSISLATKNAEKISEHSELKRNLAESYDHDESATEAALGCNEGFNTYSKEKRKTRKHTANQKDSIPLNNVYETPVSLIDSSAGGMALRNKRLGKMKAQPELKRVLAEDYDRDDSGSLNNCTNTTPFSNITPISINPPILNTNSTNIESHHRRKLQKLYLDTRKAKNKENVIKENRLCLNNSMDNFNSQQRRNLRKTILDKRRSNESDTKKDEFVGVSKDYVDHLDQNVTCQICQAKLWDVEARRGSTKIQFSSSYSICCAYGKVQLLNMNEAPPSYQSLFNGLDSKSKSFIKNIRRYNSMFSFTSIGGKVDKSINRGNAPYISRLGGQNYHRMGSLLLEDGSKPKFSQFYIYDTDNELSNRQSAFGASSTKSLDLDLQVIQHIQNMLDSENVLVKTYRMVRDFFKDNCNAKLKLRLIGIRQQDGRTYNLPTASEVAALIVGDIGDSLENRDIIVETKSGGLQRISELHPSYLALQYPLLFPYGDDCYRIDVPHRGVTPSTSTKRTYVTMREFFAYRIQDRHGVFSLILNSRHLFQQFLVDAYTMIETERLNYIRFQQKVLRCDTFENLSNLRNHGNINVSNTGKRVILPSSFTGGARYMMQNYLDAMSLCKWYGYPNVFITVTCNPKWPEIKRYLKDTNLSPEDRPDILSRLFKIKLNALIKDLKDNSIFGKVSAIVYTVEFQKRGLPHAHICLFMHPDHKFPTVEHIDPLISAEIPD; from the exons ATGTCAAAGTTTTTGGAACAGAAACCGAGTGATGTGTTTGTGATATTGCAGTTTGGAAGATATAGCTTTCATGAAG GTAAGGCATACGTGTCCAGTTCTTTTCAACACAGCAATATTTATCTGAACGAAAGCATTGATGAGCTAATTGATTTCCAAAAGAG GTTACTTGAAAGAAGACCGGATGTTGGTTCTTCAAGCCGTCCTTTTGGTTCATCTCAAGCTGGCaaaactgttcatgatgattttTTGGTTGGAACTGATTTCAAGACGATAGATCAAGTTAATAAAATTCAGGAGACAATGAATGTGATTGTGCTTGGTACAGTGATAAGTTTCCCTCCTGGTGTTGAGTGGTATTACAATTCTTGTAAGGATTATATGAAGAAGGTTAGTGTGCTGTATTTTATAAGTGATGGAGAGGATGGATTAGATTTAAGTGAGAAGAAGCAGACAATTCGATGCATAAATGATGTTTACAATGAAAAAGGTGTTTCTGTGGTTCCCCG GTTGAAACTTCAACTTAGGTTACAAGATTCTACTGGTATTGCATCTTTAACTTGCTTAGATCAT GGTGAAACGGATAATTTGCTACCGGATGAAATTAGTAATTTCGTTGGAAAAAAGATGGCGTTTAAGGTTGAGATTTCTCACTTTAATGTGAAGAATCACTACAAGTCATTCACTGTCAAAAGATTTTCTGATGATCCTGAAATCATTTCTCAGCTTAAATCAAAGATAGGGATTGACCAT GTTGATCTTTCAAACACTATGAATCTCTCATCTGGTGATTGTGCAAGTGTTGATACTGTAAATCTGAag GATGATTCTCCGATGTCACTGATTGGTTCAAGTGTTGGATCAATATCTTTGGCTACCAAAAATGCTGAAAAGATAAGTGAACATTCCGAGTTGAAGCGTAATCTTGCTGAGTCTTATGATCATGACGAGTCAGCAACAGAAGCTGCTTTAGGTTGCAATGAAG GATTCAACACTTATAGCAAAGAGAAGCGCAAGACGAGAAAACATACTGCTAACCAGAAG GATTCTATACCATTGAACAATGTTTATGAGACTCCGGTTTCATTGATTGATTCAAGTGCTGGTGGTATGGCTTTGCGTAACAAAAGGCTAGGAAAGATGAAGGCACAACCTGAGCTGAAGCGTGTTCTTGCGGAAGATTATGATCGTGACGACTCTGGAA GTTTAAATAATTGCACAAATACAACACCATTTTCAAATATTACACCAATATCTATTAAccctccca TTTTAAACACAAACTCTACCAATATTGAGAGTCATCATAGGAGAAAGTTACAAAAATTGTATTTGGATACAAGAAAGGCTAAGAACAAAGAGAATGTCATCAAAGAGAATCGTTTAT GTTTAAATAATTCCATGGACAATTTTAACAGTCAACAAAGGCGAAATTTAAGAAAGACTATTTTGGATAAAAGACGATCGAATGAAAGTGATACTAAAAAAGACGAATTTGTGGGCGTCTCAAAAg attatgTTGATCACTTAGATCAAAATGTCACTTGCCAAATATGTCAAGCAAAATTATGGGATGTTGAAGCTCGTAGAGGGAGTACAAAAATCCAATTTAGTTCAAGTTATTCAATTTGTTGTGCATATGGTAAAGTTCAACTTCTTAATATGAATGAAGCACCACCAAGTTATCAATCTCTTTTTAATGGATTGGACTCAAAAAGCAAGTCATTCATCAAGAACATCCGTCGATACAATTCCATGTTCTCATTTACTTCCATTGGTGGAAAAGTTGATAAATCCATTAATAGAGGCAATGCTCCTTATATATCCCGATTGGGTGGTCAGAATTACCATAGAATGGGAAGTCTTCTACTAGAGGACGGATCTAAACCAAAATTCTCCCAGTTTTATATATATGATACTGACAATGAACTTTCAAATAGACAATCTGCTTTTGG AGCTTCTTCAACAAAGTCTTTGGATCTTGATCTTCAAGTTATACAACATATACAGAATATGTTAGACTCGGAGAATGTTTTGGTTAAAACATATCGCATGGTAAGAGATTTTTTTAAAGATAACTGTAATGCTAAGCTAAAGTTGCGGCTCATTGGAATAAGGCAACAAGATGGAAGAACATACAACTTACCAACTGCTTCTGAAGTGGCAGCTTTAATTGTTGGTGACATTGGCGATTCCTTAGAAAACAGAGATATTATTGTAGAAACGAAATCTGGTGGTCTACAACGTATTAGTGAGTTACATCCATCGTATCTTGCTCTCCAGTATCCACTTTTGTTTCCTTATGGTGATGATTGCTACAGAATTGATGTTCCTCATAGAGGTGTTACTCCTTCTACATCAACCAAACGAACATATGTCACTATGAGAGAATTCTTTGCATACAGGATACAAGATAGGCATGGTGTTTTTTCATTAATTCTAAATTCACGTCACCTATTTCAACAATTCTTAGTTGATGCGTATACCATGATTGAAACTGAGCGACTAAATTACATACGTTTTCAACAGAAGGTTCTAAGATGTGATACTTTTGAGAACCTCTCGAATTTACgtaaccatggtaatataaatgTATCCAACACTGGAAAGCGTGTCATATTGCCTTCGTCATTCACTGGAGGTGCTCGCTATATGATGCAGAACTATTTGGATGCAATGTCTCTGTGTAAGTGGTATGGATATCCAAATGTTTTTATTACCGTGACATGCAATCCTAAATGGCCTGAAATTAAAAGATACCTTAAGGACACCAATTTAAGTCCTGAAGACAGGCCTGATATCCTCTCTAGATTGTTTAAAATCAAGCTCAATGCTTTGATTAAAGACTTGAAGGATAACTCAATATTTGGCAAAGTTTCAGCAA TTGTTTATACAGTGGAGTTTCAGAAGCGTGGGTTGCCGCATGCGCATATATGTTTATTTATGCATCCCGATCACAAGTTTCCAACTGTTGAACACATTGATCCCCTCATTTCTGCTGAAATTCCTGACTGA
- the LOC110892633 gene encoding ATP-dependent DNA helicase RRM3-like, whose amino-acid sequence MNCSMFSAWMDCNQRDEVARELTYVEFPTKFVFKKDERCWKRRKPGGFAIGRIHVVSPTLGEAYFLRILLNKLKGPRSFDDILTVNGPKFNTFREACYAHGLLDDDMEYIEDIQEASHSGSGYYLRTLFATMLTCQTLSLPERVWQKTWELLSDGILYKQRHILKSPGLCLTDDEVKNLTLYEIEKILIRNNSSLRNFNTMPYPDHELISTSNNRLITEELDYDRIDLQEQFENLLVSLTDEQRFIYDDIMKAVEDNKGGVFFVYGLWRSKGEIVLNVASSGIASLLLTGGRTAHSRFLIPINLNEDSMCTIIPNGDVANLLKKTSLIIWDETPMVHRHGFEALDRTLKDILKCDGSHNSQSPFGGKTIVFGGDFRQTLPVIQGGTRQDIVNASLTSSYIWDHCKVPTLTKNMRLTAGSGMHDVEQIRMFGQWLLDLGEGKLGGSNDGDAIIDIPDDLLIMDSADPISSLIEFVYPSLLENYQSSGFYQERAILAPTNEVVDEINSQLLLMFPGDSKEYLSSDSICETENLHDGFDQILYSPDVLNGLKISGVTNHKIVLKVGVTIMLLRNIDKKNGMCNGTRLKVISLGNRVIEAEVISGSNIGARIFLPRIGIIPSDKKVPFRFRRRQFPVALCFAVTINKSQGQSLSRVGLYLKNPVFSHGQLYVGLSRVKSRDGLKLSILDNDGNLTNRTSNVVYKEVFSYL is encoded by the exons ATGAATTGTTCAATGTTTTCAGCTTGGATGGATTGTAACCAAAGAGATGAAGTTGCCCGAGAGCTTACTTATGTTGAATTCCCTACTAAGTTTGTGTTTAAAAAGGATGAACGTTGTTGGAAACGTCGGAAACCGGGTGGTTTTGCAATTGGAAGAATTCATGTTGTTTCTCCTACTCTTGGTGAGGCATATTTTTTGAGGATTCTTTTAAACAAACTTAAAGGTCCTCGATCCTTTGATGATATCCTCACTGTAAATGGTCCTAAATTTAATACATTTAGAGAAGCATGTTATGCTCACGGTCTACTAGATGATGACATGGAATATATAGAAGATATCCAAGAAGCAAGTCATTCAGGCTCCGGTTATTATCTTCGCACACTCTTTGCTACGATGTTGACGTGCCAGACTCTATCTTTGCCGGAACGTGTATGGCAAAAAACATGGGAATTATTATCAGATGGCATCCTCTATAAACAACGACATATTTTAAAGTCTCCAG GTTTATGCCTCactgatgatgaagttaaaaatcTCACATTGTACGAGATTGAGAAGATTTTAATTCGTAATAATTCCAGCTTACGAAATTTTAATACAATGCCTTATCCTGATCATGAGTTGATTTCTACTTCAAATAATCGTTTGATTACTGAAGAGCTGGATTATGATAGAATTGATCTTCAAGAGCAGTTTGAGAACCTTTTAGTTTCATTAACCGATGAACAAAGATTTATTTATGATGATATCATGAAAGCGGTTGAAGACAATAAAGGTGGTGTTTTTTTTGTTTACGGTTTATGGAG ATCAAAAGGGGAAATTGTTTTAAATGTTGCCTCAAGTGGGATTGCATCTTTGCTTCTTACAGGAGGTAGGACAGCTCACTCTCGATTTCTCATTCCGATTAATCTGAATGAAGACTCAATGTGTACTATAATCCCTAACGGTGATGTTGCAAATCTATTAAAAAAAACATCATTAATTATATGGGACGAAACGCCAATGGTACACCGACACGGTTTTGAAGCTTTGGATAGAACTCTAAAAGACATATTGAAATGTGATGGTTCTCATAATTCCCAAAGTCCATTTGGAGGTAAAACAATCGTATTTGGTGGAGATTTCCGACAAACTCTTCCTGTCATTCAAGGTGGTACTAGACAAGACATTGTTAATGCTTCTTTGACTTCTTCGTACATATGGGACCACTGCAAAGTACCCACTTTAACTAAGAACATGAGGTTGACTGCAGGAAGTGGAATGCATGATGTTGAGCAAATACGAATGTTTGGTCAGTGGTTGTTGGATTTGGGTGAAGGGAAACTAGGCggatctaatgatggtgatgcgATTATAGATATACCCGATGATCTTTTAATCATGGATTCCGCTGATCCTATTTCAAGTCTTATAGAGTTTGTTTATCCTTCTCTTCTTGAAAATTACCAAAGTTCTGGCTTTTATCAAGAAAGAGCGATTCTTGCACCGACGAATGAAGTTGTTGATGAAATTAATTCTCAGTTGTTGCTGATGTTCCCAGGTGATTCCAAGGAATACCTAAGTTCCGATAGTATTTGTGAGACAGAAAATCTACATGATGGTTTTGATCAAATTCTATACTCTCCCGACGTACTAAATGGTCTTAAAATCTCCGGTGTTACAAATCACAAAATAGTACTAAAGGTCGGTGTTACCATCATGCTCCTCAGAAATATTGATAAAAAAAATGGTATGTGCAACGGAACTCGCTTAAAGGTAATATCACTTGGAAATCGCGTTATTGAAGCAGAAGTGATATCTGGAAGCAACATTGGTGCTCGAATTTTTCTTCCTAGAATTGGTATAATACCATCGGATAAGAAGGTTCCTTTTAGATTTCGAAGAAGACAGTTTCCGGTTGCTTTATGTTTCGCTGTGACAATTAATAAAAGTCAAGGCCAGTCATTATCCAGAGTTGGTTTGTATTTGAAAAATCCAGTATTTTCTCATGGTCAACTTTATGTTGGTTTGTCGAGAGTCAAGAGCAGAGATGGACTCAAATTATCAATTCTTGATAATGATGGTAACCTTACTAATAGGACATCTAATGTTGTATACAAAGAAGTTTTTAGTTACTTGTAA